The following coding sequences lie in one Bacillus sp. BGMRC 2118 genomic window:
- a CDS encoding VWA domain-containing protein, with protein MIRKGRGFTLKNSTELIFLLDRSGSMGGLEDDTIGGFNGFIKRQCQMGPTKLTAVLFDDEYEILWNGVDAHDVKLTSDQYYVRGCTALLDAVGKTILDVGLRLSKTHEDERSEKVIFVITTDGMENASREFTYTKVKELIRHQQEKYKWDFIFMGANIDVAKEADLIGIHADHAYHFESNSKGVEAMYNVVTEAVMEKRIRK; from the coding sequence ATGATAAGGAAAGGGAGAGGGTTTACTTTGAAAAACAGCACAGAGCTTATTTTTTTACTAGACAGAAGTGGGTCAATGGGAGGATTAGAGGATGATACAATTGGAGGATTTAATGGGTTTATAAAGAGGCAATGTCAAATGGGGCCAACGAAGCTGACAGCCGTATTATTTGATGATGAGTATGAAATACTTTGGAACGGAGTGGATGCTCATGATGTAAAACTAACGAGTGATCAATATTATGTAAGAGGGTGTACTGCATTGCTTGACGCTGTGGGGAAGACGATATTAGATGTAGGCTTAAGGCTATCGAAAACTCATGAGGATGAGCGATCAGAAAAAGTCATCTTTGTCATCACAACTGATGGGATGGAAAATGCAAGCCGAGAATTTACGTATACGAAGGTAAAAGAGCTTATTCGTCATCAACAGGAAAAATATAAGTGGGATTTCATATTTATGGGAGCAAATATTGATGTTGCTAAGGAAGCAGATCTTATAGGAATACATGCCGATCATGCCTACCATTTTGAGTCAAATAGTAAAGGTGTGGAAGCAATGTACAATGTCGTCACCGAGGCGGTCATGGAAAAAAGAATAAGGAAGTAA
- a CDS encoding SET domain-containing protein, which produces MLEIKTSDVSDGEFNRGVFATQDLKKGQLIHVAPVIPYPNEQHQHIEKTLLEDYVFEYGVNHCALLLGYGMLFNHSYEPNAYYEIVFENHSFEFFAYRDIKAGEEVFINYNGEVDDNEPLWFNKDKEEE; this is translated from the coding sequence ATGTTAGAAATTAAAACTTCGGATGTAAGCGATGGAGAATTTAATAGAGGTGTCTTCGCAACACAAGATTTAAAAAAGGGACAATTGATTCACGTAGCACCGGTGATTCCGTACCCAAACGAGCAGCATCAGCACATAGAAAAAACACTACTTGAGGATTATGTATTTGAATACGGCGTAAACCACTGTGCTCTTTTATTAGGTTATGGAATGCTATTCAATCATTCATATGAACCAAATGCCTATTATGAAATTGTATTTGAGAATCACTCTTTTGAATTCTTCGCTTACCGAGATATAAAAGCTGGTGAAGAAGTTTTCATTAACTATAACGGTGAAGTGGACGATAACGAACCGCTTTGGTTTAACAAGGACAAAGAAGAAGAATAA
- a CDS encoding GNAT family N-acetyltransferase produces MKQITFDHIDNPATIYAENELYRHFHYPEMLKRYDSNFIEFKKMPTVEEFKKAADFLREFHMQRGQKHVKFAFPENEKISEEVTAYLTNENYDIGFYELYAIRPDHFPNVGKHPDIEIKVVTSEIFDVFLKLQYEQDLTFGEEFADQKVGLHKRNFENPNIVQILAYYQGTPAGSVQVIISDEYAEIDDLVVDDEFQRKGIGSRLQRLVMDMYNDKTVILVADGEDTPRDMYRKQNYQYIGFKYNAQKVYEVCTIFNEGQ; encoded by the coding sequence ATGAAACAGATCACATTTGATCATATCGATAATCCTGCTACAATATATGCTGAAAATGAGTTATATCGACATTTTCACTATCCAGAAATGTTAAAACGATATGATAGTAACTTCATAGAATTTAAGAAAATGCCTACAGTAGAGGAATTCAAAAAAGCAGCAGACTTTTTAAGAGAATTTCATATGCAACGAGGACAGAAGCATGTGAAATTTGCTTTTCCTGAGAATGAGAAGATATCTGAAGAGGTAACGGCTTATTTAACGAATGAGAATTACGATATTGGATTTTATGAGCTGTATGCAATTAGGCCAGATCACTTTCCAAACGTTGGCAAGCATCCTGATATTGAAATAAAAGTTGTGACTAGCGAGATTTTCGATGTGTTCTTAAAGCTTCAATATGAACAGGATTTAACATTCGGTGAGGAGTTTGCGGATCAAAAGGTAGGTCTTCATAAACGAAACTTTGAAAATCCAAACATTGTTCAAATACTTGCCTACTATCAAGGAACGCCTGCTGGTTCTGTTCAAGTCATTATTTCTGATGAATATGCAGAGATTGATGATTTAGTTGTAGACGACGAGTTTCAACGAAAAGGGATTGGTAGTAGATTACAAAGGCTTGTTATGGATATGTATAACGATAAGACCGTAATTTTAGTAGCTGATGGCGAAGATACACCGCGTGACATGTATCGAAAGCAAAACTATCAATATATCGGATTTAAATATAATGCACAGAAGGTTTATGAAGTATGTACTATATTTAATGAAGGTCAGTAA
- a CDS encoding ribonuclease J — protein MYAIQYEDDIIIIDCGNKFPDESLLGIDLIIPDLSYLEDNKEKVKALLVTHGHEDHIGGIPYFLKKLNVPVYATRFTLGLIELKLTEHKLLRETELHEINSEKEIEIGKVKISFFKVNHSIPDCIGILFTTPEGNIVHTGDFKFDLTPVNQQYADIHKMAEIGNKGVLLLLSESTNAERPGLSPSERIVGEHVMEAFLKAEGKIIVTTFASNVNRVQQVVEATIRTNRKLALLGRSMVNVVDVAIERGYLDVPEGMIIDQQEINDYPPEKVTILCTGSQGEPMAALARLSTGNFRGVDIHRGDTVIFAAGPIPGNERNVTRIIDNLYSIGAKVIYGTGSTTGMHVSGHGYQEDLKLMLTLMKPKYFVPIHGELRMLHHHRLLAESVGVEAGHSFLLENGDVVDIKNGEARQTRKVQAGNTYVDGVGVGDVGEIVLRDRRQLSEDGMLVVVLTMSKSERKLISNPDTITRGFVFVKDSEQLLRDVNRLIKHTVGDIKTSERSQWGVIKQDVKKAVGQFLYEKTKRKPMILPIIIEV, from the coding sequence ATGTACGCAATTCAATACGAAGATGACATTATCATTATTGATTGCGGAAATAAGTTTCCTGATGAGAGTTTACTTGGTATTGATTTAATCATTCCAGACTTAAGTTACTTAGAAGATAATAAGGAAAAAGTGAAAGCACTTCTTGTTACTCATGGTCATGAAGATCATATTGGTGGCATCCCATATTTTTTAAAAAAGCTAAATGTACCCGTTTATGCAACACGATTTACATTAGGGTTAATTGAGCTGAAGCTTACAGAACATAAGCTATTGCGGGAAACAGAACTACATGAGATTAACTCCGAAAAGGAAATTGAAATCGGTAAAGTAAAGATAAGCTTTTTTAAGGTGAATCATAGTATTCCAGATTGTATAGGGATTTTATTTACTACACCAGAAGGTAATATCGTACATACAGGTGATTTTAAGTTTGATTTAACTCCCGTTAATCAACAGTATGCAGATATTCATAAAATGGCTGAGATCGGTAATAAAGGCGTGTTGCTTCTTTTATCTGAGAGTACGAATGCAGAGCGTCCGGGATTATCTCCATCCGAACGTATTGTTGGCGAACATGTGATGGAAGCCTTTTTAAAGGCGGAAGGAAAAATAATTGTGACAACGTTTGCTTCTAATGTGAATCGCGTGCAGCAGGTGGTCGAAGCCACCATTCGTACAAATCGTAAGTTGGCTCTACTTGGACGAAGTATGGTAAATGTCGTAGATGTAGCAATTGAACGAGGATATTTAGATGTGCCAGAAGGAATGATTATTGATCAGCAGGAAATTAACGACTATCCTCCAGAGAAGGTAACGATTCTCTGTACAGGAAGTCAAGGTGAACCGATGGCAGCACTTGCCCGTCTATCAACCGGGAATTTCCGCGGAGTTGATATTCACCGTGGAGATACCGTGATATTTGCCGCAGGTCCGATACCTGGAAATGAACGAAATGTAACACGAATTATTGATAACCTCTACTCAATTGGTGCAAAAGTCATTTATGGTACAGGCAGTACGACGGGCATGCATGTTTCCGGACACGGTTATCAAGAAGACCTAAAATTAATGCTTACATTAATGAAGCCTAAATACTTCGTGCCAATTCACGGTGAACTACGGATGCTGCATCACCACCGGTTACTAGCTGAGTCGGTTGGTGTAGAAGCCGGTCATTCATTTCTATTGGAAAATGGTGATGTAGTTGACATCAAAAATGGAGAAGCTCGCCAAACACGCAAAGTACAAGCAGGTAACACCTATGTAGACGGTGTGGGTGTTGGGGATGTAGGTGAAATAGTACTACGTGACCGTAGGCAGCTATCAGAAGACGGTATGCTCGTTGTTGTGTTGACGATGAGCAAATCAGAGCGAAAACTCATTTCCAATCCGGACACAATTACACGTGGCTTTGTGTTTGTAAAGGACTCAGAACAGTTGCTTCGAGATGTTAATCGGTTAATTAAACATACGGTAGGTGACATCAAAACCTCTGAACGCAGTCAATGGGGCGTAATCAAGCAAGATGTGAAGAAAGCAGTTGGTCAATTCCTTTATGAGAAAACAAAGCGCAAGCCGATGATTCTTCCGATTATCATTGAAGTGTGA
- a CDS encoding DEAD/DEAH box helicase: protein MNFNDYQLSDEIKRALNVLKYENPTEVQREVIPQALEQKDLVVKSQTGSGKTASFGIPICELIQWEEKLPQAIILTPTRELAVQVREDITNIGRFKRIKAMAVYGKEPFARQKEELKQKTHVVVGTPGRMIDHIDRGTLSLDKVKYLIIDEADEMLNMGFIDKVEEIIKQLPLDRVTMVFSATLPKDVETLCYKYMKEPVHIEIAPSEITTDSIEHFLLEVNEEEKISVLKDVTVVENPESCIIFCKTKEHVETVYKELEEANYSCERLHGGLLQEDRFAVMDGFKAGNFRYLIATDVAARGIDIDNVTLIINYDVPFEKESYVHRTGRTGRAGNKGKAITFATPNEAKFVRAIERYVGFELPRMAAPTKQEVSKGLAAFEEKIGGRRVVRNNKTARINQDIMKLHFSGGKKKKFRAVDFVGTLSNIPGVTSEDIGIINIQDNLTYVDILNGKGSLVLQAMEHTTVKGKKLKVSKAMK, encoded by the coding sequence ATGAATTTTAACGATTATCAGTTAAGTGATGAAATTAAACGAGCATTGAACGTATTAAAATATGAAAACCCTACTGAGGTTCAGCGTGAAGTGATACCACAGGCGTTGGAGCAGAAGGATTTAGTTGTGAAATCACAGACAGGAAGCGGAAAAACAGCCTCTTTTGGTATACCGATCTGTGAACTTATTCAATGGGAGGAAAAATTACCACAAGCCATTATTCTAACCCCGACGAGAGAACTTGCTGTTCAAGTTCGAGAAGATATCACGAACATTGGCAGGTTTAAGCGTATTAAGGCGATGGCTGTTTATGGGAAGGAACCCTTTGCGAGACAAAAGGAAGAATTAAAGCAAAAGACACACGTTGTTGTGGGCACACCAGGGAGAATGATTGATCACATAGATCGTGGCACGTTGTCTTTAGACAAAGTAAAATACTTAATCATTGACGAAGCAGATGAAATGTTAAATATGGGCTTTATTGACAAGGTAGAAGAAATAATAAAGCAGCTTCCTTTAGATCGTGTGACAATGGTTTTCTCTGCAACTTTGCCAAAAGACGTTGAGACCCTTTGTTATAAGTATATGAAGGAACCTGTTCATATTGAAATTGCACCTTCCGAGATTACAACTGATAGCATTGAACACTTTCTACTAGAAGTGAATGAAGAAGAGAAGATTTCAGTATTAAAGGATGTAACAGTAGTGGAAAATCCTGAAAGCTGTATCATCTTCTGTAAAACGAAGGAACATGTAGAAACAGTTTACAAGGAATTGGAGGAAGCTAATTATTCTTGTGAACGACTACATGGCGGTTTGCTCCAAGAAGACCGATTTGCTGTTATGGATGGCTTTAAAGCGGGGAACTTCCGTTATCTCATTGCAACTGATGTTGCAGCTAGAGGAATTGACATTGATAATGTTACACTTATTATCAATTATGATGTTCCATTTGAAAAAGAAAGCTATGTACACCGTACGGGCAGAACAGGAAGAGCGGGTAATAAAGGAAAGGCAATTACGTTTGCAACACCGAATGAAGCAAAGTTTGTGAGAGCCATTGAACGTTACGTTGGTTTTGAACTTCCACGAATGGCTGCTCCGACGAAACAAGAAGTGTCTAAAGGATTGGCCGCTTTTGAGGAAAAAATCGGTGGACGCCGAGTTGTAAGAAATAACAAAACAGCAAGAATAAACCAAGATATTATGAAGCTTCACTTTAGTGGCGGAAAGAAGAAGAAATTTAGAGCGGTGGATTTTGTCGGAACCCTTTCTAATATTCCGGGTGTTACTTCAGAGGACATTGGAATCATCAATATTCAAGATAACTTAACGTATGTGGATATCTTAAATGGAAAAGGCTCATTAGTCCTGCAGGCAATGGAGCATACAACTGTCAAGGGCAAGAAGCTAAAGGTAAGTAAAGCAATGAAATAA
- a CDS encoding VanZ family protein — MKDSIMFTLESWPVLAPAFLIFLVVMIVKGKKLMLRQMTLLTAFAVYVAGVIHFTFFPLEVNIGIYANQTPWYQTINYIPILTIDAKTFLLNIIMFIPLGMFLPLLNQGVKSVKRIAQIGFYSCLGIELIQSVIKITLGSGRSTDINDLLANTLGAVIGFLLIRSVMKVTFIKEQLTPFKLQG; from the coding sequence ATGAAAGATTCTATTATGTTTACCCTGGAATCATGGCCAGTACTTGCTCCGGCATTCTTAATTTTTTTAGTCGTAATGATAGTAAAAGGTAAAAAATTGATGTTAAGGCAGATGACTCTTCTCACTGCGTTTGCTGTTTATGTAGCAGGTGTTATTCATTTCACGTTCTTTCCGTTAGAAGTAAATATCGGAATTTACGCCAATCAGACACCGTGGTATCAAACGATTAATTATATACCAATTCTAACAATCGATGCTAAAACCTTTCTATTAAATATCATCATGTTCATACCACTCGGCATGTTTTTACCATTACTAAATCAAGGTGTTAAATCGGTTAAACGGATTGCGCAAATTGGGTTCTATTCTTGCTTGGGTATTGAACTCATTCAAAGTGTGATAAAGATAACGCTGGGAAGTGGTAGAAGTACAGATATTAATGACTTACTGGCCAATACTCTGGGTGCAGTTATTGGCTTTCTCCTGATTAGAAGTGTAATGAAGGTTACGTTTATAAAAGAACAGCTTACTCCTTTTAAATTGCAAGGATAA
- a CDS encoding Gfo/Idh/MocA family oxidoreductase produces the protein MGMKVGIIGCGSITKFRHAPEYKANPYVDEIVFYDRNVERAEQLAQMFGGSVVRTVEELMEDPTIQAISDCSSNESHHIFSTQALNSGKHVLCEKPISLTIEHTKEILAAGKKSGMKLMIGHNQRFTRAHQKAKEIIQNKELGEVLSFRTTFGHAGPETWGVNKSNSTWFFKRERSGLGVAGDLGIHKIDLIQFLLDDQVSQVNAFQGALNKKDEKGEPIEVCDNLVASLRTRKGYLGTAAFSWTYYGEEDNSTVIYCEKGIVKIYHSDEYQLEVLNRDGEKVYYKLEDIQTNNNQTNSGIIDAFIDCIRLNQTPPVKGEDGLSSLKVILGMMEAAETGRTITI, from the coding sequence TTGGGAATGAAGGTAGGAATTATCGGGTGTGGCTCCATTACGAAATTTCGTCATGCACCAGAGTATAAAGCAAATCCATACGTAGATGAAATTGTCTTTTATGATCGTAATGTTGAAAGAGCTGAGCAACTAGCCCAGATGTTTGGAGGAAGCGTAGTCCGAACGGTAGAAGAATTAATGGAGGATCCAACGATACAAGCGATTAGTGATTGTTCTTCAAATGAATCTCATCATATATTCTCGACTCAAGCACTGAATAGTGGAAAGCACGTGTTGTGCGAGAAGCCTATTTCATTAACGATTGAGCACACAAAAGAAATACTTGCTGCCGGGAAGAAGTCAGGTATGAAGTTAATGATTGGGCATAATCAACGCTTCACAAGGGCACACCAAAAAGCAAAAGAAATTATTCAAAATAAAGAACTCGGAGAAGTACTAAGCTTTCGTACAACCTTTGGTCATGCTGGTCCAGAAACTTGGGGTGTAAATAAGTCAAATTCAACCTGGTTTTTTAAAAGAGAAAGGTCAGGGCTCGGTGTTGCAGGTGATTTAGGAATTCATAAGATAGATTTAATACAGTTTCTGTTAGATGATCAAGTTTCACAAGTAAATGCATTCCAAGGTGCACTAAATAAAAAAGATGAAAAAGGTGAGCCAATCGAAGTATGTGATAATCTGGTGGCCAGCTTAAGAACGAGAAAAGGATATCTTGGAACAGCCGCCTTTTCATGGACATATTACGGAGAAGAGGATAATAGTACAGTAATCTACTGTGAAAAGGGAATAGTAAAGATTTATCATAGTGATGAATATCAATTAGAAGTGCTTAATAGAGATGGAGAAAAAGTCTATTATAAGCTTGAAGATATCCAAACAAATAACAACCAGACAAACAGTGGAATCATAGATGCCTTTATTGATTGCATACGACTAAATCAAACTCCACCTGTTAAAGGTGAAGACGGGTTATCTTCCTTAAAAGTAATACTGGGTATGATGGAAGCAGCAGAAACAGGCCGTACCATCACAATATAA
- a CDS encoding ABC transporter permease yields the protein MANSNVNPVQLQNKTTKSRLSWLWSEYSVIIAFLVIFIAASILSPRFLDINNQLNILMQVSIIGIVALGMTVVMLSGGIDLSVGSVLVLVGVITVLTLNATGSIFVALLTALITGAFVGFLNGLMVAKGRIASFIATLGMMAGARSIALYIAEGGSISGEVSSFTAIANSELWIIDYPIIIFLIMTALVYILMHKTRFGRYVYALGSNEKAALLSAIRVDRIKIGVYSLAGLLVSVAAVIETSRLNSISSSSSGVQYELDAIAAVIIGGTRMTGGRGKIIGTFFGVLILGILNNMMNLMNVSPHLQGFVKGLIIIVAVVFQKRE from the coding sequence GTGGCTAATTCAAATGTAAATCCAGTACAATTGCAAAATAAAACGACAAAAAGTCGCCTTTCATGGCTTTGGTCAGAGTATAGTGTCATTATTGCATTTCTAGTTATATTTATTGCTGCATCCATCCTGAGTCCTAGATTCTTAGATATCAACAATCAATTAAATATATTAATGCAAGTATCGATTATTGGTATTGTTGCGCTAGGTATGACGGTTGTAATGTTATCAGGTGGAATTGATTTATCCGTCGGATCAGTGTTGGTACTCGTTGGAGTCATTACGGTGCTAACACTTAATGCAACAGGAAGTATATTTGTTGCCTTGTTAACCGCACTAATTACAGGTGCTTTTGTAGGGTTTTTGAATGGGTTGATGGTAGCAAAGGGAAGAATAGCATCATTCATCGCTACGTTAGGTATGATGGCGGGTGCAAGATCAATTGCCTTATATATTGCTGAAGGTGGAAGTATTTCGGGAGAAGTATCAAGCTTTACTGCTATTGCAAACAGTGAACTATGGATTATTGACTATCCAATTATTATTTTTCTAATTATGACAGCCCTTGTATATATTCTTATGCATAAGACGCGTTTTGGACGTTATGTGTATGCACTTGGAAGTAATGAGAAAGCAGCACTTCTTTCTGCAATCCGTGTGGATCGTATTAAGATTGGGGTATACAGCTTGGCTGGACTGTTAGTGAGTGTTGCAGCTGTTATTGAAACTTCACGTTTAAACTCAATTTCGTCTTCCAGTTCAGGTGTTCAATATGAATTAGATGCAATTGCAGCCGTTATTATTGGTGGAACAAGGATGACGGGTGGTCGAGGGAAAATCATTGGTACATTTTTTGGAGTTCTTATTTTAGGAATTTTGAATAACATGATGAACTTAATGAATGTTTCACCACATCTTCAAGGATTTGTAAAAGGTTTAATTATTATCGTAGCGGTTGTATTCCAGAAGAGAGAATAG
- a CDS encoding sugar ABC transporter ATP-binding protein, with protein MSINPFMMMNNIEKSFNGVQVLKNVSLQVQEGEIHALLGENGAGKSTLMNILGGVHQPDNGFIHIYGNVVKMANPRISMEQGISFIHQELNVVGDLRVYENMFLGTELRNKIGFLKVEEMCKKTSEILGKLGVEINPKEYVRNLDTSYKQLIEIAKALLHNSKLIIMDEPTASLAEHEVSRLFDLMRNLKNSGVSIIYISHKLKEIKEICDVYTVLRDGEVVGNGSIKNENLDSITKLMVGKSISEDRLVKSNNFGDVLLEVNNLSSQGLYKDINFSIRKGEILGFTGLAGDGRTELFESIFGYRKKYTGEIKINNQLVKIDHPRQAVKAGVGLVPKDRKENAIIKDLSVIHNMSLSSIGHFEKNGFIQDKIEKEKFQQYKEKLNIKVHNPTITIDKLSGGNQQKVIIAKWLEVDTDIMIFDNPTQGIDVGAKQEIYQHIISLAEQGKAIIILSSEAPEVLKVCHNINVMYQGEITARFNGAEATEDEIMSYATGSKRGA; from the coding sequence ATGTCTATTAATCCTTTCATGATGATGAACAATATTGAAAAATCATTTAATGGAGTACAGGTTTTAAAAAATGTATCCTTGCAAGTACAAGAAGGCGAGATACATGCGTTGCTAGGAGAGAATGGGGCAGGAAAATCTACCTTAATGAATATTTTAGGTGGCGTGCATCAGCCTGATAACGGATTTATTCACATATATGGAAACGTAGTGAAGATGGCAAATCCGAGAATATCAATGGAACAAGGGATAAGCTTTATTCACCAGGAACTAAATGTCGTTGGTGACCTTAGAGTTTATGAAAATATGTTTTTAGGTACAGAGCTACGAAATAAAATCGGTTTTTTAAAAGTAGAAGAAATGTGTAAGAAGACTTCTGAGATTTTAGGGAAGCTTGGAGTAGAAATTAACCCGAAAGAATACGTTCGAAACCTTGATACTTCATACAAGCAACTGATAGAAATAGCAAAAGCACTGCTACATAACTCTAAACTCATCATAATGGATGAACCAACTGCGTCTTTAGCCGAACATGAAGTATCGCGTTTATTTGACTTAATGAGAAATCTAAAAAACTCGGGAGTATCTATTATCTATATTTCTCACAAATTAAAAGAAATTAAGGAAATATGTGATGTATACACGGTTTTACGTGACGGGGAAGTTGTCGGTAACGGAAGTATTAAAAATGAGAATTTAGATTCGATTACGAAGCTTATGGTAGGGAAGTCTATATCGGAAGATCGACTCGTAAAGAGTAATAATTTTGGTGATGTTCTTCTAGAAGTTAACAATCTATCTAGTCAGGGTTTATATAAAGATATAAATTTTTCAATTAGAAAAGGTGAGATTCTAGGTTTTACAGGTCTTGCTGGAGACGGAAGAACAGAGCTGTTTGAGAGTATATTTGGCTATCGAAAAAAATACACTGGTGAAATCAAAATTAATAACCAGCTGGTAAAAATAGATCACCCACGTCAAGCGGTGAAAGCGGGTGTGGGATTAGTACCAAAGGATCGTAAAGAAAATGCCATTATTAAAGATTTAAGTGTGATCCATAATATGAGTTTATCTTCGATCGGCCACTTTGAAAAAAATGGCTTTATCCAGGATAAGATAGAAAAGGAAAAGTTTCAGCAATATAAGGAAAAGTTGAATATTAAGGTTCACAATCCAACAATCACAATTGATAAGCTAAGTGGCGGGAATCAACAAAAAGTCATTATTGCCAAATGGCTTGAAGTAGATACCGATATTATGATTTTTGATAATCCAACACAAGGGATAGATGTTGGAGCAAAACAAGAAATCTATCAACATATCATCTCCTTGGCTGAGCAAGGGAAAGCGATTATCATTCTTTCATCAGAAGCCCCTGAAGTACTTAAAGTATGTCACAACATCAATGTTATGTATCAAGGTGAAATCACCGCTCGCTTTAATGGAGCGGAGGCAACCGAAGATGAGATTATGAGTTATGCAACGGGATCAAAAAGGGGGGCCTAA
- a CDS encoding substrate-binding domain-containing protein: protein MKKFLVLCLSLLTVFGLVACNTDAGGKDDDQLTIGISLPSATHGWMGALIDSAEKQAKALKESEGIDYVMTNAADPNKQANDVDDLIAQGVDVIVMLPIESAALSPVGQKVKDAGIPLVIVDRELENDAATVVVKGDNEGIGVNAGKYFVEKLNGKGKVVEITGPPSSVTEQRGAGFKEAMESADGIEIVASQSGDFSTEKSLEVMQNILQANPQIDAVFTQDDGMALGVLQAIKEAGRTDIKFVTGAGGGKAVFENIKEDGLITATFLYSPTMVEDAVKIAADLAKGNDPAETMVVKEATKVTKENVDEHYDADSKF, encoded by the coding sequence TTGAAGAAGTTTTTAGTCCTATGTTTGTCTCTATTAACTGTTTTTGGATTGGTTGCTTGTAATACGGATGCAGGTGGGAAAGATGATGACCAATTAACGATTGGTATCTCATTACCTTCTGCAACACATGGTTGGATGGGAGCTTTAATTGATAGTGCTGAAAAGCAGGCAAAAGCTCTTAAAGAGAGCGAAGGCATTGATTATGTGATGACAAATGCAGCTGATCCAAACAAGCAAGCAAATGATGTAGATGATCTGATTGCTCAAGGTGTGGATGTTATTGTTATGCTTCCAATTGAATCAGCAGCCCTTTCTCCAGTTGGACAAAAAGTAAAAGATGCGGGTATTCCTTTAGTGATTGTTGACCGTGAGCTAGAAAATGATGCTGCTACAGTCGTTGTGAAAGGTGACAATGAAGGGATCGGTGTAAATGCTGGTAAGTACTTTGTTGAGAAGTTAAATGGCAAAGGGAAAGTTGTTGAAATTACTGGACCACCAAGCTCTGTAACAGAACAACGAGGAGCAGGCTTTAAAGAGGCAATGGAATCAGCTGACGGAATCGAGATTGTTGCATCACAAAGCGGTGATTTCTCAACAGAAAAGTCTCTAGAAGTTATGCAAAACATTTTACAAGCAAATCCACAAATTGATGCAGTCTTTACTCAAGATGATGGTATGGCTTTAGGTGTATTACAAGCAATTAAAGAAGCAGGCAGAACTGATATTAAATTTGTAACAGGTGCTGGTGGTGGTAAGGCTGTATTTGAAAACATTAAAGAAGATGGTCTAATTACAGCTACATTCTTATATTCACCAACAATGGTTGAAGACGCAGTGAAAATTGCTGCAGATCTAGCAAAAGGAAATGATCCGGCAGAAACCATGGTTGTTAAAGAAGCTACAAAAGTAACAAAAGAGAATGTTGATGAGCATTATGATGCGGATTCAAAATTTTAA